The sequence AGTTCGGCGGGATCTCTTTTCCCTCAGTAACCACGGCGCCTGCTCCGATGATGGAGCCCTCGCCGACAACCGCACCGTTCAGGACGACGGCACCCATCCCGACGAGCACCCGGTCATGGATGGTGCAGCCATGCAGGATGGCGCCGTGGCCGACCGAGACATCTGCCCCTACGGTGACCGGAAACCCGATCGTGGTGTGGACGACGGCATTATCCTGAATGTTTGATCCCGCTCCTACGCTGATCCGGTCTCTGTCGCCCCGAATCACCGCGCCGAACCATACGCTTACGTCGTCGGCGAGCGTCACGTCCCCGATGACTGTTGCGTTCTCCGCGATAAAGACACGTTTCCCCGCAACCGATCCGCTCTCCATAGTGCTGGTACTATTGGTTGCAGCGATACAAAATGGTCTCCCTCGGCGTGGGGTTGGATGGGGTATGGTGGGTAGGGGTGCGAAAGGGCATACCGGAAGAGCATTGGGGCAGGGTAGAGTTTATGGGGTCATTTGCCGGGGCATGGATGCCTGATGAGCGAGAGGGTCGGGACACTGGATCGTGTGGGGGAGATTTGGGGGCACGT is a genomic window of Methanoculleus thermophilus containing:
- a CDS encoding gamma carbonic anhydrase family protein — encoded protein: MESGSVAGKRVFIAENATVIGDVTLADDVSVWFGAVIRGDRDRISVGAGSNIQDNAVVHTTIGFPVTVGADVSVGHGAILHGCTIHDRVLVGMGAVVLNGAVVGEGSIIGAGAVVTEGKEIPPNSLVLGVPGKVVRETTPEQQESIIQNAREYVKLAERYRHD